One Gossypium hirsutum isolate 1008001.06 chromosome A11, Gossypium_hirsutum_v2.1, whole genome shotgun sequence genomic window carries:
- the LOC107924582 gene encoding LRR receptor-like serine/threonine-protein kinase RPK2, with protein MGFFSSSVIKWQPFFLLFSCVLNSVVLGDNSSDKAVLLEFKKSVSDPSGLLSTWTENSCHCSWSGVSCDKNSKVLSLNITGFGNGKKGKFNNTNAFLSFSCSDYSVFPFYGFGIRRNCGESNGGLYGKLLPSIGKLSELRILSLPFHIFGGEIPAEIWDLENLEVLDLENSLLSGSLPVSVSGLKNLRVLNLGFNNISGEIPSWLSSLKQMEVLNLAGNLVNGTVPGSFGRFRGVYLSFTSLSGLLPPDIGEGCKLEHLDLSGNNLVGQIPASLGNCSQLRSLLLYTNLLEEQIPHEIGQLRNLEVLDVSRNSLSGPIPVELGNCSGLTVLVLSNMFNPYDDLAISKGDRSTVKDDFNFYQGGLPSEITKLSKLRILWVPRATLEGNLPSDWGACDDLEMVNLAQNFFAGEIPIGLSYCKKLRYLDLSSNKRLAGELIEELAVPCMSVFDVSDNSLSGSIPRFYNQGCPEVLTSDSYAIEPFNPTSAYLSFLARKLQVGAHFEFFGGDGGPTVFHNFGDNNFTGSVLSVPIPPKRLGKQISYAFYAGENLLSGPFPQNLFENCNELSSLYVNVSYNRISGQIPAEMSKICKSLKFLDVSGNQITGSIPPSIGDLVSLVSLNLSWNLLRGWIPSNFGRIKNLRYLSLSDNNLTGSIPSTFGRLQSLEILEMSSNSLSGEIPEGLVNLRNLTVLLLNNNKLFGQIPSGLANVTKLSAFNVSFNNLSGPLPSSYNLMKCSNLLGNPLLQPCHEYSSMSSSDQARAGNSQNYAASPRGSATRRNGNNGFSSIEIASITSASAIVSVLLALIILFIFTRKWNSKSKIISTTKKEVTIFTNIGVPLTFDSVVVATGNFNASNCIGNGGFGSTYKAEISPGVLLAIKRLAIGRLQGFQQFDAEIKILGRLRHPNLVTLIGYHASEMETFLVYNYFPGGNLEKFIQERSARAMDWRILYKIALDIARALAYLHDQCVPRILHRDVKPSNILLDDEYNAYLSDFGLARLLGTSETHATTGVAGTFGYVAPEYAMTCRVSDKADVYSYGVVLLELLSDKKALDPSFSPYGNGFNIVQWSCLLLRQGQAKEFFTAGLWDAGPQNDLVEILHLAVVCTVDSLSTRPTMKQVVRRLKQLQPPSCYLHDKVSLH; from the coding sequence ATGGGTTTCTTTTCATCTTCAGTGATCAAGTGGCAGCCATTTTTCTTACTCTTCTCCTGTGTATTAAACAGTGTCGTTTTGGGTGATAATTCTTCAGACAAAGCTGTTCTTCTTGAGTTTAAGAAGTCTGTCTCAGATCCTTCAGGGCTTTTATCAACTTGGACAGAAAATTCCTGTCACTGTTCATGGTCTGGTGTTTCATGTGATAAAAACTCTAAGGTTTTGTCTCTTAACATAACTGGTTTTGGGAATGGGAAAAAAGGTAAATTCAACAATACGAATGCTTTTCTCTCGTTTTCTTGTTCTGATTATAGTGTATTTCCATTTTATGGATTTGGTATTAGAAGGAATTGTGGGGAAAGTAATGGGGGTTTGTATGGGAAGTTGTTGCCTTCTATTGGAAAATTGAGTGAACTTAGAATTTTATCACTTCCTTTTCATATATTTGGTGGTGAAATTCCTGCTGAAATTTGGGACTTGGAGAATTTGGAAGTACTTGATCTAGAGAACAGTTTGTTATCTGGGTCATTGCCTGTTAGTGTTTCTGGGTTAAAGAACTTGAGAGTTCTTAATTTGGGGTTTAATAACATTAGTGGAGAGATACCAAGTTGGCTTTCAAGTTTGAAACAAATGGAGGTATTGAATTTGGCTGGTAATCTCGTGAATGGAACCGTTCCCGGATCTTTTGGAAGGTTTCGAGGTGTTTACTTGTCATTTACATCGCTCAGTGGCTTGTTGCCCCCTGATATTGGTGAAGGTTGTAAGCTTGAGCATTTGGATTTGTCTGGGAATAACTTGGTTGGGCAGATTCCTGCTAGTTTGGGGAACTGTAGTCAGTTGAGGTCGTTGTTGTTGTATACAAATTTACTGGAGGAACAAATTCCTCACGAAATCGGTCAGCTTCGAAATCTTGAAGTGTTGGATGTTTCAAGGAATAGCTTGAGTGGTCCAATACCTGTTGAGCTTGGAAATTGTTCTGGATTGACTGTGCTTGTGCTCTCAAATATGTTTAATCCATATGATGACCTTGCCATCTCTAAAGGCGATCGAAGCACTGTAaaggatgattttaatttttatcaaggTGGGCTTCCTTCTGAAATCACAAAGCTTTCAAAGCTGAGGATATTATGGGTTCCGAGGGCAACGCTTGAGGGCAACCTGCCAAGTGATTGGGGTGCTTGTGATGATTTGGAGATGGTAAATTTGGCTCAGAATTTTTTTGCCGGGGAAATTCCTATCGGTCTTAGTTACTGCAAGAAGCTCCGGTACCTTGACTTAAGCTCCAATAAGCGGCTTGCTGGAGAGCTTATTGAGGAACTTGCAGTTCCTTGTATGAGTGTGTTTGATGTTAGTGACAATTCCTTGTCAGGTTCCATCCCTAGATTCTACAACCAGGGATGCCCTGAAGTTCTGACCTCAGATTCATATGCCATTGAACCCTTCAACCCGACTTCTGCTTATTTATCATTTTTGGCAAGAAAACTTCAAGTTGGAGCACATTTTGAGTTCTTTGGAGGAGATGGTGGTCCTACTGTGTTTCACAACTTTGGAGATAACAATTTTACTGGCAGTGTCTTGTCGGTGCCAATCCCACCAAAAAGGTTAGGGAAACAGATTTCTTATGCATTTTATGCTGGAGAGAACTTGCTCAGCGGACCATTTCCACAGAATTTGTTTGAGAACTGCAATGAGTTGAGTTCGCTTTATGTTAATGTTAGCTACAATAGAATATCTGGTCAGATTCCAGCTGAAATGAGTAAAATTTGCAAATCTCTCAAATTTTTGGATGTGTCTGGGAATCAAATTACTGGGTCCATTCCGCCTAGCATTGGAGACTTGGTTTCACTTGTTTCGCTTAATTTGAGCTGGAACCTGTTACGAGGCTGGATTCCGAGCAATTTTGGGCGGATCAAGAATCTCCGGTATCTTTCTTTGTCTGATAACAATCTGACCGGATCTATTCCTTCCACCTTTGGCCGGTTGCAATCTTTAGAAATTTTGGAGATGTCGTCAAATTCTCTTTCTGGTGAAATTCCTGAAGGTCTGGTTAATTTGAGAAACCTGACTGTTCTTCTGCTCAATAACAACAAACTCTTTGGGCAAATTCCCTCTGGTTTGGCAAATGTGACCAAGCTCTCCGCATTCAACGTATCCTTCAATAACTTGTCCGGGCCACTACCGTCAAGTTATAATTTGATGAAATGCAGCAATCTTCTCGGGAACCCACTTCTACAGCCTTGCCATGAATACTCCTCAATGTCATCTTCAGATCAAGCGAGAGCAGGGAATTCACAAAATTATGCTGCATCACCAAGGGGATCCGCAACCCGAAGGAATGGAAATAATGGCTTCAGTTCAATTGAGATAGCTTCAATAACATCTGCTTCAGCCATTGTTTCAGTTCTTCtggctcttattattttattcatatttaccAGGAAGTGGAATTCaaaatccaaaattatcagcaccACGAAAAAAGAAGTCACGATTTTCACAAACATTGGGGTCCCTTTGACATTTGACAGTGTTGTTGTGGCCACGGGGAATTTCAATGCTAGCAACTGTATTGGGAATGGAGGTTTTGGGTCAACTTATAAAGCAGAGATCTCCCCTGGAGTCTTGTTGGCTATAAAGCGGCTTGCAATCGGACGGTTGCAAGGCTTTCAACAGTTTGATGCTGAAATTAAAATCCTTGGGAGGTTGCGCCACCCAAATCTTGTCACTCTTATTGGTTATCATGCCAGTGAAATGGAAACATTCCTTGTATACAATTATTTTCCAGGTGGTAACTTAGAAAAGTTTATTCAGGAGAGGTCCGCAAGAGCTATGGATTGGAGGATACTGTACAAGATTGCTCTGGACATAGCCCGTGCTCTTGCCTACCTACATGATCAGTGTGTCCCACGGATTCTCCATCGTGACGTTAAGCCCAGCAATATCCTCTTGGATGATGAGTACAATGCTTATTTATCAGACTTTGGTTTGGCCAGACTTTTGGGCACATCTGAAACGCATGCTACCACGGGTGTTGCTGGAACTTTTGGATATGTTGCTCCGGAATATGCAATGACTTGCCGTGTTTCTGATAAAGCTGATGTTTACAGCTATGGGGTGGTGCTCCTTGAGTTGCTTTCAGATAAGAAAGCTTTGGATCCATCGTTTTCTCCTTACGGAAATGGTTTCAACATTGTTCAATGGTCATGCTTGCTCTTACGGCAGGGCCAGGCCAAGGAGTTCTTCACTGCAGGGTTATGGGATGCAGGGCCCCAGAATGACTTGGTTGAAATTCTACACTTGGCTGTTGTGTGTACTGTTGATTCGCTCTCTACTAGGCCAACAATGAAGCAAGTTGTCCGACGGCTGAAGCAACTTCAACCACCATCATGTTACTTACATGATAAAGTTTCCCTTCATTAA
- the LOC107910874 gene encoding malonyl-CoA:anthocyanidin 5-O-glucoside-6''-O-malonyltransferase, protein MASSCIVKILETTEIKPSPESPNFASESTLPLTLFDAYWFQIPPVERLFFYNLNDLTPADFSSEILPKLKHSLSLTLHHYLPIAGSLKWPSHAPKPFISYTPNNGVSLTVAQSNADFHRLTGNGIYEAVELHPLIPHLKSSDDSASILALQITLFPGKGFSIGITAHHTVLDGKTTTMFMKSWAYLCKQRNIQNSHQLPPELTPVFDRDVIRDPTGFDLDVLYLNQWLTYTIGNKSLKVSTDKGAAPNLVRATVTITPEDFKKMREKVFSKSLDTSKTLHLSTFALTLGYVSSCIVKARGGAGDRIACLAFTADCRSRLDPPISETYFGNCNVVPSDISKARGYMDFENGFAFGAEKVSNMVKGLKEKGVFEGAKDRLTPFFELAKEAAGSVQMITVAGSPRFDLYETDFGWGRAWKVVVVSIDKNEAISMAESRDEKRGIEVGLALKKPEMERLLNVFLKDFV, encoded by the coding sequence ATGGCCTCTTCTTGTATTGTGAAAATCCTTGAGACTACTGAAATCAAACCATCCCCTGAATCCCCCAACTTTGCCTCTGAATCCACTTTGCCGCTCACTTTGTTCGACGCTTACTGGTTCCAGATCCCACCGGTTGAGCGGCTCTTCTTTTACAACCTTAACGACTTAACACCTGCAGATTTCAGCTCCGAAATCCTCCCCAAACTCAAGCACTCTCTTTCTCTAACGCTCCATCATTACCTCCCCATCGCTGGAAGCCTCAAGTGGCCGTCACATGCCCCCAAACCCTTCATTTCCTACACTCCAAACAATGGAGTTTCACTCACGGTTGCCCAGTCTAATGCAGACTTCCACCGTCTCACCGGCAATGGAATCTATGAAGCTGTTGAGTTACATCCTTTGATACCCCACCTGAAATCCTCAGATGATTCAGCATCAATTCTAGCTCTTCAGATAACCCTTTTTCCTGGTAAAGGGTTTTCTATTGGAATCACGGCTCACCATACGGTTCTTGATGGTAAAACTACAACCATGTTCATGAAATCCTGGGCGTACCTTTGCAAGCAAAGGAACATACAGAACTCTCATCAGTTGCCACCAGAACTAACCCCAGTTTTCGATAGGGACGTTATCAGAGATCCCACAGGGTTTGACCTTGATGTGCTGTATTTGAACCAGTGGCTAACATATACTATTGGTAATAAAAGCTTGAAGGTTTCAACAGACAAAGGAGCAGCTCCTAATCTAGTTCGAGCCACAGTTACGATTACTCCGGAAGATTTCAAGAAAATGAGGGAAAAGGTATTCTCTAAATCACTTGATACCTCAAAAACacttcatttatcaacttttgcgCTTACGCTTGGTTATGTAAGTAGTTGCATAGTCAAAGCAAGAGGTGGGGCAGGAGATAGAATTGCGTGTCTTGCATTTACAGCTGATTGCAGGTCCCGTTTGGACCCACCTATCTCAGAAACCTATTTTGGAAACTGTAATGTTGTTCCATCAGATATATCAAAGGCTAGAGGCTACATGGACTTTGAAAATGGGTTTGCATTTGGTGCAGAAAAAGTAAGCAATATGGTGAAGGGATTAAAAGAGAAAGGGGTTTTCGAAGGAGCGAAAGATAGGCTGACACCCTTTTTCGAACTGGCTAAAGAGGCAGCAGGAAGTGTACAAATGATAACAGTTGCTGGATCGCCACGATTTGATCTTTATGAAACTGATTTTGGATGGGGAAGGGCGTGGAAAGTGGTGGTTGTTTCCATCGATAAGAATGAAGCTATTTCCATGGCAGAAAGCAGAGATGAGAAGAGGGGAATAGAGGTTGGGTTGGCCTTGAAGAAGCCTGAAATGGAGAGGCTTCTCAACGTGTTTCTCAAAGACTTTGTTTAA